In the genome of Torulaspora globosa chromosome 2, complete sequence, the window TACATGGCAGGAAATTCGTCATAATTACCACTGTACTACTGATCGCCTCCTATCTACTGGCGGTGTCCGTTTCCTCGCTGGCCCGTGTACTAGCCATCGTCGGTGCTACTGGTTCCACATCCATTTCCTTCATCCTGCCCGGGATCTTCGGCTACCAGCTGATCGGATCAGAGATAGAAGCCGGCTCCCTGCAGCTCAAGACCAGGCTCTTCAAGTACAGCGGCCTCTTGCTCGCCATCTGGGGACTTCTGGTGATGGTTACATCTCTGACGGCCACTTTGACGATGCATTCTTCGCATTGATTGCACCTCGCACACCACAGACAAGAAAGCACCACCTTTAGAGGCGACAAGAGACCCTACTAGCGATGATTCCAGAGCCGGCAGAGCCACCAGCAGCTAGATTACTGGTATTATGGTTGCTGCACGTGATGCCTGCTCTCGAATTCTCGGTGAgctcaaattcttcatgCCGATGCTGATCTCATCTCGTAAAACAAACAGCAACGACGTTTAGACTTTGGAATATACTACCTTCTTTGGACTATCGGAACTATTTCAACTTGCTCGAAACCATTGCTGGCATAAGGAAGCCAGCTGAAGTTATCGGTAAACTTCGAAGGACTTGAAGATGTCTATGCCAAGCCGAGCTAGTGCGAGAGCTCAGAGGAGCAGATCACAGATCGAATATTCTTTCCGTCCGAGTAACTTGTTTTCTGATCCCTTTGCCatatcttcaatctcaatcTGCCTTCTTTCATGGATCATAGCATTTGTCGGCTGCATCACTACAGCCTCTGGAAACCAGTCGTTCCCTCGATTCACCTGGTGGGGGATCGTGTATGAACTGATGATACTCTGCATGACGATTACGTTCTACTGTTTCAATGTAGTGGATTACTATAAGACGTTTTTGACGGGGGCCTTTGCCGTGGCGTTCATTTACACAACCAATAGCGCGACTATATTGGTGTACGGAGATGGTTCGAAGAAGGCTGCGGCGTCAGCGGGAGTGATTCTTTTGTCCATTGTGAATCTCATCTGGATATTCTACTTTGGAAGCGATAACGGCTCGCCCACCAATAGATGGATCGATTCGTTCTCTTTGAGAGGAATTAGACCGTCACCGTACGAAGATGCATTTCTGAGGGCCAGACGCCGTTCGGTCGGAAGAGCTTTGCAGACTGGACCAAAGAGCAACAGATACACTAGCGATAACTTCTACCCAGAGAACCTGCCTCAGAACTATGTCTCGTCGACGGCGTTGGCAGGGTTCGAGAATACAGATCCAACGTACAGTTCCAACGCGCAGGTTAATAACGCAGACAACAATGCCGGAAACACGTTCATCACTGACTCCACGAATGCGAATACGGATACAACTATGAGCGGCACGCTCGAGCTGTACAGTGATGCTGGGGATGAAAGTTTTCCTTACACCGCTAAAACGCTATACTCCTACCAGGCAGACGCTGGGGACGCTTACGAGATATCATTTGAGCAGGGAGAGATCCTCAAGGTCAGTGACATCGAAGGCCGTTGGTGGAAGGCCAAGAGGGCCAACGGGGAAACAGGTATTATCCCCAGCAATTACGTGCAATTGGTTGATAACGATGTTCTGTAGGATTTTTACTAGCCAGGTTCAATCTGTGTCTACGTTGCGCTTAAAATGCATTAAGATGACCGTGTAACAATCTAATAAAATGGTGACCAGCCCATATATACTAGAGATAGGTTCTGAGGATCTGACGCTTGTTGGATCAGCTCTTGAACGGTTGCTTCTACGCTCAGCCCATTACCAATCAGTTTTTCCTCGACGCCTTTCAAGGCCCTATAAGACTCCTGATTTTGCTCCTCCCCTTTCACCTTCGAATTAGAACTCTCGCTGTCGAAGCTTAGGCTGCTGTACTCTTGGCTTTCCTCTTCTAGCAGGTGCTTGTGTTTCTTAACGGGCGACATCACCCAGGAATAAAGAGGATCCCACTTCAGTATGTTCAAGACATGCATGACTTTTTCGTAGTTATCTCTCAGAACTGAATAAGTATGCTCACAACTTCTTCTGTAAAGTCCTTCGACTCCTGTGACACCGAACCCGTCGACTATATCCCTGGTTAACCTAAATGGGACCATCTCCGGTATTGGCAAAAGTCTTCCTTGGTCAAAAGCTATACCCAGATCGATGTGCGTGGGCTTACCAGTTTCATGATCCAGAAGTATATTGTTCAAGTGACGATCTCCGAGCCCCAGTATGTAACCAACGATGGATGTTGTAGCTATACCCTTAGTGTACGTTTTTTTGGCCTCAAACCATTGATCAGGATCAGGAAATgaatcgaagaagaagtgtCTTAGCTGAGGTTTGATTTCCTCCGTCAGCTTGATGTAAATACGGAGCCTTTCGCTATTCGATTTCGTCTGAACCTTTTTCATTTCATTTCTGGCCTCGTTGAATGAAACCTTGTCCTTCGCATGTAAAGCTGTGAGAACTTGATGCAACGAGAGAGAATTTGTCACAAACTCAATAATACCGGCCCTTGGTCCGAGAGGAATTACAGTATAAGTACTGATCGTCAAATTTAGTTTACGCATTCGCTTCTCCCGTTGTAAGATGCTGTTCACCTGCTGGAAAACTTTCTCCATGATAGCGTCCTGGCGCAAGTCATCGTTACTTCCTTTCATCAAAACTTTGTGCCGGGACCCATCTGAGATAGTAAATGTGACGATTTTAGGCAGAGATAAACCAGTAACAGATATATCCACCATTTCTCCAACTGAAACAATATAAGGCCTTGGCACTTTTCCGTCACTCGAGCTTTTTATCTGCCATTTCGAGGTGGGTAGTGGTAATTTCAGATTGGGCAAAGTTTTAAGCCAATATGAACCAATTTTTAGATTTTGTAAGTGAATTTTCTTCGTTCCCTTTGGGCTCACTGATAGCTGAAAGTTTGCAAGCTCAACTGACATCTCACAGAACTCTTTCAAGGGTAACACATAGCTTCGATAATAGCTGCCATTGTCATAGGCTTGAAGCTCCGAGAGGATCTTATCTACAGCTTTAATCTTCTGCGGTATTATGGAATCGCTGGTAAAGGAATGATTCTCATAAAGTTTCATGCTCAAAACCGGGTATAAAGACTCATAAGGCAATTTGTACAGCACGCGCTTCATCGTTAATTGCAAGGGTTTTTGAAACTCCTTATCTTCAATTGATAATTTGGAGGCTATTTGGTTTACCCAAGGTAAAAATTTCCAGCTTGGTATCATGCCAATTTCCTTCTTGAGAAGTGAATTGATACTATCATCGCCGTCATGCTCAAACCACAGCCCACAAAACTTATCCAACACATCTCCGTCGTACTTGTTCGTGAAGACTAAAGtattgatgaaataatgAAGGGACCGCCATACAAATTGAACCCTTTGTACTAGTAAAGAGTTTAAAATCTCCCTATCGCTATTCAACTGCAGGAGCACTCGATTGTAATGCCTTCTGGCGTCTTTACGCTCGTTGCTAGACAGATTAGTTTTCTTGTGAATCACTTCCAAAGCGCGAGACTCTTGAGTACCTCGCTCGCATCTTTTttgcctttcttcaatttgccCACTatctttcatcttcttcacttGCGTATGCAAGAAATTCGCTAGAACATAGAAGGTGTCAGCTCGAACCTCATGATCTTTTACGGTTGTCTCGAAGTCCTTGATATACTTTTCAAAAATAGCTGAGGCAGTTTCTAAACGGGACTTCGACGTCCAATTAACGAGCAACGCTCGGATTTCATCTTTTGAGACAGCCAACAAAGGACCGAGTGGCCCGCTGCCAGAGTCCTCTGGATGCTCTTCAAGCAAAGCCTTCAAGAGCGTAACCGGCGTTTTGCTGTCACCACTTTCCCACAGAGCCTTAGCAGATACATAGGATCCCAAAATTCGATAGACTGATGAAGTGTTCTCCGGTTGAAAAAAGCGACCAAACAAAATGGCATTCCTTAGGGCATCTTGAGAACATTTTTCTTGGATAGACAATTGCACGTTATTAACTAAAAGGGCAGCAGAGCATATCTTAACATTGTGCGCAGATAGAGATGACGCACTAAATTCTCTGTCCATTAAGAGCTGCGAAAGCAGAAATCTTGCCTGGATGTTCGACTTATAGTCCCTGAAGTCATAACTATGTAAAGCTCTCTTATCCAAGGCGAAAGAATTGTGAATAAAACCCATCATGCCTTCCGAAGATTTGAAATCCTCTGTCATTTGCTTCAATAACGCAATCTCCGCTATTGTTTCAGCCCACTCCAGCCTCTCCTCGAAAGACGACCTATTTCTTACCAATTCAACCATTGCATCATCAAGTATCCGTGAAGGCGACTGAACACCGGATGAGACTGATCTTAATGCAAAATACAGGCCTTTTTCCTTTGAGTCAATTACTTTTGGTACAGGTAGATCCCAATTTCCCAATTGTAGCGCCCATCTATATTCACAAAGCGTTTCTTCAAACGGTAAAAGTGTTGTACTTAGACGAGCCGCAACACCATATAGACCTTGGCATTCAGTTGTCTTCAACAAATTTAGCTTTTCAGACTTTCCGGTGTTCCAAAGTTGAGCATCTACCATGGCATTGCTATATAGGAAAGTTTTCCACGCTGTGGGTTCAATTTTGGTGGCCGAATCCAGGGCCTCTATCAGGGTCTGAGGTGCTGGTAAACCTGCAAGTAGATCAACTTCACCGAGGGCTTCATATATGAGCCGCAAGCCATCATGGTCCAGGTTTGATAAATCGCCCATATATAACATTTCGAAGATCATGTAGGCGGATGTTATTTGATCTGTCTTGAGTGCAGCTTCGTAAATTGCCTTCAAAGGGAGAATGGTGCAGCAAGATGTACAAAGCGAGTCCTTCAGTTTCCTTCCTGTCATTAGCATGTTCATAATACTTAGAAGTGAGTTGACCTTTTGCTTGGCTTCGAAGCAGACCACCAATCCCCCAACTTGAGAAAATAGAGCTGTAATCCAATTAGTGCTTGTTGGGTGATCGAAGCAAATAGCCAATCTGAAAAGTATTGGTAAAATCTTTTGGGCaaaaaaggaagaagttCTGCAAAGCGGATGGAATAGTTTGAGCTTAGGTATGCTTGGTGTGAGATGTAAAATCAATGCAGTATTGAATTTAGCCAGCCACTCTGCATACGAGATGGTCCTGTGCAGATAAGAGTCGGTGATAAAAGTATTCATGTCAGATAATAACCCCACTTCATTGTTAATTGACCAAAAATCAGAATCTGTCACAAACCAGCAATGGAGGTTGCATCTTGTGTAGCCGCCATTGTTGACTAAGATTGCTTTCTCATCGCCATAGGGGCCACCAGTGAGAAAGAGACCAACCATTGATGCGCAGAAGAGTCTTACAGCACATGATGCTAAGTTGGGAGGCATTTTGGCAATAGTGAGAAATTCCTTAAGAACACATTCGAGTGAGCCAAACTTATCGAAAAGCTGTTCGTAGTTTTCTCCTGAGAGTGAAGCAGGATCTAACATCACAGTCTTTAAGTCTTGCTCCGAAGTGAACGCCTTTAAATAGTAAGCCGTCCATAATTGGAAGTTTTCTGTAATAAAATCGGAAGCTATCTCATGTTTCAAAAGGTTTTGAACTGATCGAATTGAAGGCTTTTCGATATTAAGCGTATGGCTCGGCCTTTGAGCATGTCCAAGGAGCAAAGAGAGAAGGACGATCTTATCAACGCCGCAGTTTGTATGGCTCAAAATCTCGACCTTGGAGTAAACGTCTAAGCTCAACAGTTTTCCTTGAATTGCATCGTTGCAATACTTCACTGTAGTTTTCAAAACGCTAGCGGATTCTGCAAGCCAGTTCAAAACTTCTTTCAGAGAGTTGCTTAGTTCTCCTTTGAATCTTCGTTTGAACAGAAATAGTTCACAAAATAATGGAATAAACTCCTCACCGACTGTAAAGTCGTGTTCACGGCAAATGGTCAAAATGAACACAATTATATCAGCTGTCTCGTTGTGTAATTCAAGAGAGGCCAAGCATTTGCATAAAGGTGGCAGGAACGTCGGTAAGAAATCACAGGCAGATAAACCACTGTCATTAATAGCCAAAGTGAGCTTcatttctcgaagatatttTAGCTTCTCCGAGTAGTTGAATGATTTCTCAAGATCGCTAAGGATCGAGAGAAGGATAAAGTtgatttcatctttgcaGAGAGGAGACTTTTGGACGAGTTGATGCAACAATCTTCCACCTACGTCGAGAGGTATATGAATTGAATGCTGGTACCTCATTACATTTGGGTGTGAGGAGTAAAGAAGCTGTAGTCTGGATCTACAATCGCTGCTCTTCCCGATAATCGTGCTCGTTTCATAGTTTGAACCCAGGTCAACAAATCGTAAAATCCACCTAAAAGTTAAAGTACGATTCTTCGTGGTTAAAAGAGGTTCTCCGGTCAGGTTATGAAAGAAATCATGTATATCTTCGTTCATGCCACCCTCTATGAAAGAGAGCGGAAAAACCAAATAATAATACTTCGTTAATAGTTGTTTCTCATTGCAACCTGTAATATTTGTTAACTGTTCTAGAATAGTAGGTTTCTGCCTTCTGGAAAAATAAAGTGCGGATAGCTCAGCGGCGTAGAGCTCCACAAACTGCGATAAATCCATAAAACCAAAAATCCGAATATCCCACACGTCCTCAATGGATTGGCCTCGCCAAAAGGACTCATCGAACCATAGAGAAAGAATATCGAATCTGAAAACGTCGAAGAGCTGGGTCGTATCATTTAGACCTGCGGTTAAGGccattttcttcaaagctgagGCGACATAAACGCGGGTATGCTCAAAATGACTATATTGCATAAGATCTCTCATTGCCAAGCTCATGTTTAGATAGGACGCTGTCGAAATCTTCCACATTGCCAATGAGTAGAGAGCAGACATCTCGATACTTTGTTGAGGAATTTCAACTAAACTGCATATTTCCGAAAACAGTATGTGCTGATTCTTACTGCTTACTCTTATCATGTAGTCCATCATAGAAGAGAGCTGGCTTACCATATCTACAGCATTGAGCGCTTTAAGAGTCTTGGAATATGCGGCAAAGACACGTTGTTTGCCTCCTTTAATATGACCTCGAGATAAATCATGGGACTTGAGCATatgaagaagcagctggGACAAACGCTTAATTGCGAGTCTACCGCTGACAAACGTATCCTCGAAGCGGGCAATCACCCAATCAAAAATGTCACTGCAATCCGCGTTAAGTGGATTGTCAGAGTTTTCAAGCCATACAGTACTAACAGACTCCAAAAATGAGCAAAGACAAAAGGCCGCAACGCTAGACGTATTGTAGTCGCTTTGTAGTAAATATTCAGAGAGAATTTCGGTGAATACTTGTAATTGATGCGTAACACTGACTGAGCTTTCCTTTTGATTCCCAATCCAGTTTATTACTGGATCGATGCACGATATGAAATCATCTGTCTTCAAACCGTTTAGAAAACCCATTAGACACTCCAAAATGTCCCCGAAAGAAATGGCTGGTTTGTGCTGTAGTACCTTCAAGAAGGCTCTTAGCGATAGGCTCACGAGAGATTCAACAGATGGATTCGTTGTGAAATTGTCTGCAGCGGCTTGATTGCTTAGGACGTCGCGCTCAAATGGGACGTCAAATTTCATTGCTTCTGGGTGTCGATTATCAATGCCCTGCAAAAGCAGTTGCTTGAAATCAGCTAAGATTTTTTCTATTGGTAGTTGCTCGAAAACGAAGTGAGCGATAGTAGGTGCTTCAAGGCGTAATATGGATCGGAAGAATATTGCAAATGCCTCCTTATCCTGTAATTTGATGCTGTTCAATACTGTGGAGGAGCCTTTTTTGAAATCCAGGACGTAGTTCGCATAGCGCAAATCTCCAGAAAGATACTCCACAAGACTGGACACTTGACAAATCCAGTTAAACTTTGCAATTGATGTAAGGCCGTTCTCTCCTTCTATTAATTCAAGTAAACGATACAATATTTCATTCAGGTTGACTTTTTCCGTGGTAATGCTATTAAAGTGTGTTTGTGGTGAACAAAGTTTGAAAGTCTTCCGTTCTGGTTCTATTTGAAGCATAAAAAAGCGCTCTTCCATCTGGCTTGTCCATATTGTGTATCTGTTCTGCCACATATTCTGGTGATAAAGGGTTGAAGAGGATTTGGTAACACAATCCCGTGGTCCAGTTGGCTTCCGATTGCACAACCATGCAATAAACTCATAGAAAAGATGCTGGTTCGACTGGAGTAAAATAATATGCTGCCACTTGGTCTCCACCCAGGTGACAATTTTGCGAGAAATAAACTCTAGTGAGAATGAGTCGATGTGTTTTCCATAATTTTGCAAATACTGCCAAAATTGAAAAGCCTCATTGCAAAGGAGTCCTGGGCCATTGACATCGGAAAGCTCGTAGACACTTGATATTTGGCTCAAAGTTGCTTTATCGGGCACAATAAAGCTTGAATGCTTCATGACACATGAAAGAAGAGTACAAGCCACGGAACACAGTTCGGGCTGCTTGATAAGCGGAAGGCAGAGCTTGAGTATTCTATTCAAGCTATTTTCGATCTCGATCTGCGCAAGGTTGGATTGAGTGAAAAGAGGAGTTAGGGCCACACACGCCCATTTGATGAGATTGACGTTTTCGAATTTTTGCTCGATGGCGCTCTTGAGATCTAAGATGTCATTAGCGTCCAGATCTTGTAAAGCTGCTGTAAAAGCCGCCATTTGTAGACATACTAGCTGAATATCTGCATCAGATGCCTGAAGACCGTTGAGGAGAAAGGATAGCATGCTCTGAGAATTGCGTAAAATTGATGAGAGGCTAGGTTCGCATTTGTGCCTCTTGAAAAGGCCCTCACCAAAAGTCTCTCTTTGTAAAAGTTTAAAGTAGGATATTGAAAGCCTTGTGATGCTCAGAATGCTTAGCCCAGGTTTAGCGTCTGCTCCTTCTTTAAGCCGAAAGTCTCCTAGCTCCAGGAAAGATTCTTCCGTGCCATAATCATTAGAGAATTCTAAGCTGTCAGTTGAAAACCAAGAGGCTTTGCATCCTGTAAGTCTTGTAAGAAGATATTCTCGGCAGATGCCATGAAGCGAATTACCACTGCATTCAGCTGCCGCTC includes:
- the SHO1 gene encoding osmosensor SHO1 (ancestral locus Anc_7.419) encodes the protein MSMPSRASARAQRSRSQIEYSFRPSNLFSDPFAISSISICLLSWIIAFVGCITTASGNQSFPRFTWWGIVYELMILCMTITFYCFNVVDYYKTFLTGAFAVAFIYTTNSATILVYGDGSKKAAASAGVILLSIVNLIWIFYFGSDNGSPTNRWIDSFSLRGIRPSPYEDAFLRARRRSVGRALQTGPKSNRYTSDNFYPENLPQNYVSSTALAGFENTDPTYSSNAQVNNADNNAGNTFITDSTNANTDTTMSGTLELYSDAGDESFPYTAKTLYSYQADAGDAYEISFEQGEILKVSDIEGRWWKAKRANGETGIIPSNYVQLVDNDVL
- the TEL1 gene encoding DNA-binding protein kinase TEL1 (ancestral locus Anc_7.418), coding for MTSIPVFNTLSNLGSSKTRERNAALDELTSVLKQSPDLIPTKTLASTCETLIELLDSECRKYCLLVASDDANASKLSLTENRLSLVAYVLRLFIEKTCGRFKVKTMKLLLTVLPELMVAEGSNTLIEPISVHLTFALHALIKSKLFQLKMVLHQWISLVNVVCSYLDQRLEVSLTDRNISNLISILNSLLSVDCVGLTQVREAIYRTLMKYLRRNEKVNSNTRLVLSIINDLIIKTHCLNILDALRLVKETWKHVIAINVSTNEDIQDELCYLDILASELIVHNIPTMIGSEGAAAECSGNSLHGICREYLLTRLTGCKASWFSTDSLEFSNDYGTEESFLELGDFRLKEGADAKPGLSILSITRLSISYFKLLQRETFGEGLFKRHKCEPSLSSILRNSQSMLSFLLNGLQASDADIQLVCLQMAAFTAALQDLDANDILDLKSAIEQKFENVNLIKWACVALTPLFTQSNLAQIEIENSLNRILKLCLPLIKQPELCSVACTLLSCVMKHSSFIVPDKATLSQISSVYELSDVNGPGLLCNEAFQFWQYLQNYGKHIDSFSLEFISRKIVTWVETKWQHIILLQSNQHLFYEFIAWLCNRKPTGPRDCVTKSSSTLYHQNMWQNRYTIWTSQMEERFFMLQIEPERKTFKLCSPQTHFNSITTEKVNLNEILYRLLELIEGENGLTSIAKFNWICQVSSLVEYLSGDLRYANYVLDFKKGSSTVLNSIKLQDKEAFAIFFRSILRLEAPTIAHFVFEQLPIEKILADFKQLLLQGIDNRHPEAMKFDVPFERDVLSNQAAADNFTTNPSVESLVSLSLRAFLKVLQHKPAISFGDILECLMGFLNGLKTDDFISCIDPVINWIGNQKESSVSVTHQLQVFTEILSEYLLQSDYNTSSVAAFCLCSFLESVSTVWLENSDNPLNADCSDIFDWVIARFEDTFVSGRLAIKRLSQLLLHMLKSHDLSRGHIKGGKQRVFAAYSKTLKALNAVDMVSQLSSMMDYMIRVSSKNQHILFSEICSLVEIPQQSIEMSALYSLAMWKISTASYLNMSLAMRDLMQYSHFEHTRVYVASALKKMALTAGLNDTTQLFDVFRFDILSLWFDESFWRGQSIEDVWDIRIFGFMDLSQFVELYAAELSALYFSRRQKPTILEQLTNITGCNEKQLLTKYYYLVFPLSFIEGGMNEDIHDFFHNLTGEPLLTTKNRTLTFRWILRFVDLGSNYETSTIIGKSSDCRSRLQLLYSSHPNVMRYQHSIHIPLDVGGRLLHQLVQKSPLCKDEINFILLSILSDLEKSFNYSEKLKYLREMKLTLAINDSGLSACDFLPTFLPPLCKCLASLELHNETADIIVFILTICREHDFTVGEEFIPLFCELFLFKRRFKGELSNSLKEVLNWLAESASVLKTTVKYCNDAIQGKLLSLDVYSKVEILSHTNCGVDKIVLLSLLLGHAQRPSHTLNIEKPSIRSVQNLLKHEIASDFITENFQLWTAYYLKAFTSEQDLKTVMLDPASLSGENYEQLFDKFGSLECVLKEFLTIAKMPPNLASCAVRLFCASMVGLFLTGGPYGDEKAILVNNGGYTRCNLHCWFVTDSDFWSINNEVGLLSDMNTFITDSYLHRTISYAEWLAKFNTALILHLTPSIPKLKLFHPLCRTSSFFAQKILPILFRLAICFDHPTSTNWITALFSQVGGLVVCFEAKQKVNSLLSIMNMLMTGRKLKDSLCTSCCTILPLKAIYEAALKTDQITSAYMIFEMLYMGDLSNLDHDGLRLIYEALGEVDLLAGLPAPQTLIEALDSATKIEPTAWKTFLYSNAMVDAQLWNTGKSEKLNLLKTTECQGLYGVAARLSTTLLPFEETLCEYRWALQLGNWDLPVPKVIDSKEKGLYFALRSVSSGVQSPSRILDDAMVELVRNRSSFEERLEWAETIAEIALLKQMTEDFKSSEGMMGFIHNSFALDKRALHSYDFRDYKSNIQARFLLSQLLMDREFSASSLSAHNVKICSAALLVNNVQLSIQEKCSQDALRNAILFGRFFQPENTSSVYRILGSYVSAKALWESGDSKTPVTLLKALLEEHPEDSGSGPLGPLLAVSKDEIRALLVNWTSKSRLETASAIFEKYIKDFETTVKDHEVRADTFYVLANFLHTQVKKMKDSGQIEERQKRCERGTQESRALEVIHKKTNLSSNERKDARRHYNRVLLQLNSDREILNSLLVQRVQFVWRSLHYFINTLVFTNKYDGDVLDKFCGLWFEHDGDDSINSLLKKEIGMIPSWKFLPWVNQIASKLSIEDKEFQKPLQLTMKRVLYKLPYESLYPVLSMKLYENHSFTSDSIIPQKIKAVDKILSELQAYDNGSYYRSYVLPLKEFCEMSVELANFQLSVSPKGTKKIHLQNLKIGSYWLKTLPNLKLPLPTSKWQIKSSSDGKVPRPYIVSVGEMVDISVTGLSLPKIVTFTISDGSRHKVLMKGSNDDLRQDAIMEKVFQQVNSILQREKRMRKLNLTISTYTVIPLGPRAGIIEFVTNSLSLHQVLTALHAKDKVSFNEARNEMKKVQTKSNSERLRIYIKLTEEIKPQLRHFFFDSFPDPDQWFEAKKTYTKGIATTSIVGYILGLGDRHLNNILLDHETGKPTHIDLGIAFDQGRLLPIPEMVPFRLTRDIVDGFGVTGVEGLYRRSCEHTYSVLRDNYEKVMHVLNILKWDPLYSWVMSPVKKHKHLLEEESQEYSSLSFDSESSNSKVKGEEQNQESYRALKGVEEKLIGNGLSVEATVQELIQQASDPQNLSLVYMGWSPFY